The DNA sequence CAAGGCGCAGCTCGTCTCCTCGCACGCCGAGCGGCGGGCGCGGATCGAGTCGGGCGAGGAGAAGATCGTCGGGGTCAACTGCTTCGAGACCACCGAGCCCAACCCGCTCACCGCCGACCTGGACACCGCGATCATGACGGTGGACCCGGACAACGAGGCACGGGTGGTGGCGGCGCTGCACCGGTGGCGGGACGACCGGGACGAGTTCCGCGCGCAGGAGGCGCTGTCCGTCCTGAAGAAGACCGCGGCCGGCTCCGAGAACCTGATGCCCGCCACCCTGGAGTGCGTCCGCGCCGGGGTGACGACCGGGGAGTGGGCCTGGGCGCTCCGCGACGTCTTCGGCGAGTTCCGCGCCCCGACGGGCGTCAGCGGCGCGCCGCTGGCCGTCACGGCGGAGGCGGGCACTCCGCTGGCCGCCGTCCGGGAGAAGGTCACCCGGACCGCGTCGGACCTGGGTACCGGCCGGCTGCGGCTACTGGTCGGCAAGCCCGGCCTGGACGGGCACTCCAACGGCGCCGAGCAGATCGCCGTACGGGCCCGCGACGCCGGCTTCGAGGTGGTCTACCAGGGGATCCGGCTGACCCCCGAGCAGATCGTCGCGGCGGCCGTCGCGGAGGACGTGCACTGCGTCGGCCTGTCCATCCTCTCCGGCTCGCACGCCGAGCTCGTCCCCGACGTGCTGGCCCGGATGCGGGCGGCGGGGGCGGGCGAGGTGCCCGTGATCGTGGGCGGGATCATCCCGTCCGCCGACGCCGCCGCGCTCCGGGAGGCCGGGGTGGCGGCGGTCTTCACCCCGAAGGACTTCGGTATCACCGAGATCATCGGCCGTATCGTCGATGAGATCCGCACAGCGAACGCGCTCGACCCCCTGGAGGTCTCCGCATGACCGGCACCCCCCTCACCGTCAACCGGCTCCGCCCCCGCCGCTCCTGCCTCGCCGTCCCCGGCAGCAACCCCCGCTTCCTGGAGAAGGCCCAGGGCCTCCCCGCCGACCAGGTCTTCCTCGACCTGGAGGACGCCTGCGCGCCGATCGCCAAGGAGGGCGCCCGCCACACGATCGTGGACGCGCTCAACAACGGCGACTGGACGGGCAAGACCCGGGTCGTGCGCGTCAACGACTGGACCACCCACTGGACGTACCGGGACGTCGTCACGGTCGTCGAGGGCGCGGGCCCGAACCTGGACTGCATCATGCTGCCCAAGGTCCAGGACGCCCAGCAGGTCGTCGCCCTGGACCTGCTGCTGACGCAGATCGAGAAGACCATGGGCTTCGAGGTCGGCCGGATCGGCATCGAGGCGCAGATCGAGAACGCCAAGGGCCTGGTGAACGTGGACGCCATCGCCGCCGCGTCGCCGCGCATGGAGACCATCGTCTTCGGGCCGGCCGACTTCATGGCCTCCATCAACATGAAGTCCCTGGTCGTCGGCGAGCAGCCGCCCGGTTACGGCGCCGACGCCTACCACTACATCCTGATGCGCATCCTGATGGCGGCCCGCGCCCACGACCTCCAGGCGATCGACGGCCCCTACCTCCAGATCCGCAACCCCGAGGGCTACCGCGAGGTGGCGGCGCGGTCGGCGGCGCTGGGCTTCGACGGCAAGTGGGTGCTGCACCCGGACCAGGTGGCGCTCGCCAACGAGATCTTCTCGCCGTCGCAGGAGGACTACGACCACGCCGAGCTGATCCTCGACGCCTACGCGTACTACACCTCGGAGGCGGGCGGCGCCAAGGGCTCGGCGATGCTCGGCGACGAGATGATCGACGAGGCCAGCCGGAAGATGGCGCTGGTGATCGCGGGCAAGGGCCGTGCGGCCGGCATGTCCCGTACGTCCAAGTTCGAGATCCCGGAGGCGTGAGCGGTATGCAGTTCGGCCGGACCTACGAAGAGTTCACCGTCGGCGACGTCTACAAGCACTGGCCCGGGAAGACGGTCACCGAATACGACGACCACCTCTTCTGTCTGCTCACGATGAATCACCACCCGCTGCACATGGACAGCAACTACGCGGAGCGGACGACGGATTTCGGGAAGAACGTCGTCGTCGGCAATTACGTCTATTCGCTGCTGCTGGGCATGTCGGTGCCGGACGTGTCGGGAAAGGCG is a window from the Streptomyces mobaraensis genome containing:
- a CDS encoding HpcH/HpaI aldolase/citrate lyase family protein, which codes for MTGTPLTVNRLRPRRSCLAVPGSNPRFLEKAQGLPADQVFLDLEDACAPIAKEGARHTIVDALNNGDWTGKTRVVRVNDWTTHWTYRDVVTVVEGAGPNLDCIMLPKVQDAQQVVALDLLLTQIEKTMGFEVGRIGIEAQIENAKGLVNVDAIAAASPRMETIVFGPADFMASINMKSLVVGEQPPGYGADAYHYILMRILMAARAHDLQAIDGPYLQIRNPEGYREVAARSAALGFDGKWVLHPDQVALANEIFSPSQEDYDHAELILDAYAYYTSEAGGAKGSAMLGDEMIDEASRKMALVIAGKGRAAGMSRTSKFEIPEA